Proteins co-encoded in one Fusarium musae strain F31 chromosome 3, whole genome shotgun sequence genomic window:
- the YPT2 gene encoding GTPase Ypt2 (EggNog:ENOG41), whose amino-acid sequence MSSNRNYDFLIKLLLIGDSGVGKSCCLLRFSEDSFTPSFITTIGIDFKIRTIELDGKRVKLQIWDTAGQERFRTITTAYYRGAMGILLVYDVTDERSFNNIRTWFQNVEQHATEGVNKILIGNKCDWEEKRVVSTEQGQALADELGIPFLEVSAKSNINIDKAFYSLAADIKKRLIDNSKNDQPSASGVNVGDKSEGGGSKCC is encoded by the exons ATGTCGAGTAATCGCAACTATGATTTCCTG ATTAAGCTGCTCCTGATAGGCGACTCCGGCGTCGGCAAGTCGTGCTGCCTGCTGCGGTTCAGCGAAGACTCCTTCACCCCTTCATTCATCACCACTATCGGCATCGACTTCAAGATCAGGACTATTGAGCTCGATGGAAAGCGCGTCAAACTGCAGATCTGGGATACCGCCGGTCAGGAGCGTTTCCgcaccatcaccaccgccTATTATCGTGGTGCCATGGGAATCCTCCTTGTCTACGACGTCACCGACGAGCGCTCATTCAACA ACATCCGAACTTGGTTCCAAAACGTCGAGCAACATGCTACAGAGGGTGTCAACAAGATTCTAATTGGCAACAAGTGCGACTGGGAGGAGAAGCGAGTTGTTTCCACCGAGCAAGGCCAGGCTCTCGCTGACGAGCTGGGCATTCCCTTCCTCGAGGTTTCCGCCAAGAGCAACATCAATATCGACAAGGCCTTCTACAGCCTAGCCGCAGACATTAAGAAGCGACTTATCGATAACTCCAAGAACGACCAACCCTCAGCGAGCGGTGTCAACGTCGGCGATAAGAGCGAAGGCGGCGGCAGCAAGTGCTGCTAA
- a CDS encoding hypothetical protein (EggNog:ENOG41), translating to MIRQKWLPYARAIFAAQKRCLSSPGARSTKFVEKDESWGTLQEKLNSSLAKRSPGRISKSKPRPRTPLEGAMAEGFGSQHMLIIEGLPTSLVAADFHRLAPGTLAGWENVITHVYQDRDPWTMEPLGTYYITFPSSAAADIYRDRVERVLRLAQAKMRDGTGFWATKVNPALINRKSKPEIEVERFTLLPGSYPSAPKIKFRRVKNMAWQQVMHRIVKKSSHKRNPSHVLLELPQANFSASELKAIIKQDGVESGHDWQMDVFSLRETMDFEEGFPRNTRRVPLFRSSPEFRHKLDSRFVLTCANPEVAWRFIRNWNQRIIEYDGGDEVIFRNRVKASYIQT from the exons ATGATCCGCCAAAAATGGCTTCCCTATGCCAGGGCCATCTTCGCCGCCCAGAAAAGATGTCTTTCCTCGCCAGGCGCCAGATCCACCAAGTTCGTCGAAAAAGATGAGAGCTGGGGAACTCTgcaggagaagctcaactctTCTCTGGCTAAGCGCAGTCCCGGTCGGATCTCCAAGTCGAAGCCAAGGCCTCGCACTCCATTGGAGGGTGCAATGGCCGAGGGCTTTGGTTCCCAACACATGCTTATCATTGAGGGTCTGCCAACGTCGCTTGTCGCTGCTGACTTCCATCGTCTTGCGCCAGGTACCCTCGCTGGCTGGGAAAACGTCATTACCCATG TCTACCAAGATCGCGATCCCTGGACGATGGAACCGCTTGGCACATACTACATAACCTTCCCCTCCAGCGCCGCCGCTGACATCTACCGCGATAGAGTCGAACGTGTCCTCCGCCTCGCCCAAGCAAAGATGAGGGATGGCACAGGTTTCTGGGCCACCAAAGTGAACCCCGCTCTCATCAATAGAAAAAGCAAACCGGAAATTGAGGTCGAGCGCTTCACACTCCTCCCAGGTTCCTACCCATCCGCACCTAAGATCAAGTTCAGACGGGTCAAAAACATGGCATGGCAGCAAGTTATGCATCGAATCGTCAAAAAGTCTTCCCATAAAAGGAATCCTAGCCATGTGCTGCTTGAGCTACCGCAGGCGAACTTCTCGGCGTCGGAGCTCAAGGCGATCATAAAGCAGGATGGTGTAGAAAGTGGACACGATTGGCAGATGGATGTGTTCAGTCTCAGGGAGACCATGGACTTCGAGGAGGGGTTTCCCAGAAACACCCGCCGGGTGCCTTTGTTTCGAAGCAGCCCGGAGTTTCGACACAAGCTCGATTCCCGGTTTGTCCTTACCTGCGCGAATCCTGAAGTTGCATGGCGATTCATTCGTAACTGGAATCAGCGCATTATTGAATATGACGGAGGAGACGAGGTTATCTTTCGTAACCGTGTAAAAGCATCATATATTCAGACTTAG